The DNA window aagacgaattcagcgcactgtcggctttctagcggtgtacgcatgtgccccaaatggtgaaaggtcctctttaaggattaggcacaacagtgagacgcagtgtttttcattgagtttttgaccCTAGCACCTCGTTGtctcccgcctgtgtctgtttggtctcatagcctcatttctggaaatcctgcacgTAATTAGTCTtagtgatcacatgaggtgcaggactcccagcaaggagacaAGACTAAATGGACGCTGGTAGCGGACAACAGAGTAATGGGGATAAGTGAATGcactttctatttattttttattttacacctctctcCCAGCatatgggttgatccaattcctggacaaatctttaaagaggacctttcaccatatccgggcacaggcagttctatatactgccagaaagctgacagtgtgctgaattcagcgcactgtcggctttcccgatctgtgcccggtatgaagagcttacggcccggtaccgtagctcttctatggtcagaagggcgtttctgaccattagccagagacgtccttctgcctcgcggcgccaatcgcgctgtgctgtggagcggggaggaacgccccctccctctgctcacacagcttgtccgtagacgagcattatcaggagagggagggggcgttcctcccggctccacagcacagagcgattggcgccgcgaggcagaaggacgtctctggctaatggtcagaaacgcccttctgattgtaaagcactacggtaccgggaccgatagcgctttacaccgggcacggatcgggaaagccgacagtgcgctgaattcagcgcactgtcagctttctggcagtatataacactgcctgtgtctggatatggtgaaaggtcgtctttaaaggatttatccaactttgtaatattgatggtctgtccttaggataggccatcaatattacatctgtgatgatacaacagccaggacctctgcagatcagcagacaggacagcgtggctacaggcaatggtaacatttctaggagccatgctgatcactttccatacagtgtgtagcagtaggtttaggtagtgcgttgttgcacattgtatggcaggtgagctgcaaggctcccgacatgttattacctttagccgacctgtctcggtatcgctggtctgcaggggtcctgatggtgggcccctagaaacaattccactggtgggccctagacaccccagttcgACCCTGGGTGCAGCAGGTATTTCATCCTGACATGGAGAAGATTTCTCATCAGTAGTAACCTCTTTGTGTGTGCTTTTGTAGGATTTTTCTCCTGGCATTGTGTTTGGCATTGCTGTTGTGGTCAGGCGCAGTGTATGTCTAGAATATTATAACGTGTGTTCACCTtgttataatatttttatattgcccataaGATTAATTTAAGAGGGGTAGTGTGTGCAGACAGTACGTTGCAATTTAGGTGATTTGCCACTACCCAATTAGTTTATCCTAGCAGGCAAAGTTCATGAACAAAGTGTTCAATAGATGGCATGAACATATATCTCACAGTTGAGCATGTCAAATGGTGAGGAAACAAGTAAAGTTCAAGAAACTTCAAACAAATTAAACCAAGCAGGATTATATTAAGGAGTTTCTTAACTAtaaaacactgcagccttgctttTCCCCATTGTCTTTTTTCCCTCTTGTGGTTAGAGGGATTGAGATAAACAGCCAGCATGTGTTTAGAATAAAATGGGCGCTCGCCCCCATATGTCGAGGCGCCGGATCAGCACAGGAGATGTTGTTACCTGGAGAAGGATTGTAGTGGTCAAATTTTTAATTTAGTGGGGCTTTTTCTGGCTGTCCATCACACCTTGGGCAGATTTTGCCTTTTAGGATGCATCTCCTTTAGCACCAGGGAGTGTGTCTTCGGTTCCCGGTGGTGCTCCGCTATTCCCCACCAGACTCCAGTCTTCTCTGCTCCCTGCTCACCTCCGGTTGCTGCACTTTCATACCTGGTCCCACCAAGTCTTCCTCATTGCTGCGGCACTATCTGCATTCAAGGGTTCACACTTGGTGAAATCCACGACGTGGCCATCATCAGGCTATGTCTACCGAAATCCGTCAGGAATTTGTCCAGGCTTGCAGTGAATATTTTTATCCGCCAATCTCAGCGTGCAATATTTTGTGCTCAGCTTGTCAGAGGCAAACACTTCAAATACTGTTGTGCCTGTTATATCTGCTTACAAGTTTTTGGAgactgtgtctctgctgacacaagctgggtgCAACATCACTGACACTGAAAGGGCATATCTctggaaaaaattgcaaatttcgCTTTCACTATTAGCTGCACATTTATATCTGTAAACTAAATGAATGCGACACTCTTGGGCTACAAATGCTCACTTATGCCACTTGATAAATACCTTGAGGTGTATAGTTTAGAAAACCTTGTCATGTGCCTCTGGATTCCACTTACCTGACAATGGAAGTGGAAAGATGATTAAAATCCAAATCACGCTCCTTCCTTTCTGTGCCTggaagtttatacccacatatgacactaAACATGTTATTCTGGGTACAACAAAGTTACACATGTGGACATAGACTGTACACagcagggagcagatgtgaaggagcgctattatatagatatagattGATTGTTTTTTACACCCCATGTCATTTTGCAGAGACCCTTAGGCTGGGACCATAGGGGTCAGAAACACCGCAATTTACCCGCTTtggaaatgctgcgggaaaaatcacagcgttttacagtaacctcaaagtggatgggattcttgcgaatcacATGTCCACTCtgcggaaaattctgctagtggattaaaaagctagcagaacccattgaaatcaatgagaggctttttttttcagcgtggaaaattctccaccattttcctccgtgtgaatggactcttatagTTCAGGTAATACTTATTGAAAGTGTCTCTGCAGGACACTTCGTGATGGTGCTTGGTAAACAGAAATTGTGCATATTATGGCTACATTTGTGGACTTCATAAGTGCCTCTAGTTACATAGTCTATACCCATTATTCTAAATTTATTATATAATCTAAGGAAATGTGATGGAACTGATGACAAGCAAATATTTCCATTTTAGGAAGagaccccacgttgtgaaaaggcagtgcctgcaaagtggatgggattctggctaatcccatccacacattttcagatttttatttgattacaatttggaaaccttgtatcattttccttcccgttcacaattatctgctactttgtgttggtctatcacttaaaatctcaataaaatacattaaattTTGTGggtgtaaggtgacaaaatgtgaaaacattcaaggggtatgaatacttttgcaagccactgtatattgCATTTAgctttttgtacttggtgacagatcctctataagaGATTATATTATTGTATTTCACTACAGCAATGAAGAAGATGTTGTGGGGTGTGCTGAGCCTTTTACGTGTCATGTGGTGTCTTGCTCCACAGAAGGGTTACCTGCATCCTGATGAATTCTTTCAGTCTCCTGAAGTAATAGCAGGTATGTATTATTTGTAGACTGTAATTCTTTAAAGTCTATGTCCACATGCAGAGACAATTGTTTTCATTGCTCTATGAtaaaattaaccccttaacgaccggcccatagggaatctacgtcggcacttgcaggtccttcctgactgccctataggaaaactacgtcgggcagtcagggaaggattccctgtaagtgccgacataattggatgggattttagctgcatctaacagctaagaccccattccataaccccccatcggaggggtctccgatcggggttttttaaccccttcagttccgtgatcaaacatgatcacggaactgaagcggttccgtgacggtgccggctgaatcggcaccccccgcggcgagatcgaggggtgccgatgtctctaacatggagcctggggtctggccagtgaccccaagctccaagagacccccaatacctggttgatcctgcccggggaagaggaagtcagacgcaggcagcccctgcgtctgacttcctccagacgctgcaagacactgacagctgtgtcctgcagcgtctaatagagaattagtgatgcttttatcaaagcatcactaatccaagtgtcctaaagggacacatgacaaagtaagagaaaaaaagtgaaaaataaataaataaagtgtctgataaaaatgaataaagttgtaaagccccaaaattcccttttttctatagaaaatgaattatattaaaaaaaccctaaaagttaataaaaacaatacatatttggtatcttcgcgtccgtaacaatctgaacaataaaactgcaacaatatttaatgtatacggtgatcgttggaaaaaaaccccggaaaaaacccgccggaagtagtgatttttcgccatctcaccttacaaaatatgctataaaaagtgatcaaaaagtcataatcaccgcacaacagtaccaataaaaagcgcacattgtcccgcaaaaaataagccctcaaccaacactgtcaaccaaaaaataaaaatgttacgcctctcagaagatggcgatagaaaaaacattgatttatgtccctaaatgtgtttttattctacagaattagtatcgcattaaaaaataacataaatgaggtatcgctgtaaccgtaccgacccgcagaataaaggtcacatgttacttatactgtacgctgcatggcgaaaaatttaaaaggtagaatgcaatgccagaattgatttttctttagaaaatccagcaaaaaagagttaataaaatgtattcaataagttgtaggcacccaaaaatggtgtcattacaaaatgcatctcatcccgcaaacaacaagcccttatatggccacatcattagaaaaataaagagaatatagcatctagtaatgtgaagacaaacaaccccaaaatcgccaaatcattagaacacaactggctgcggcaggaagggaatatataatctgtgcgagcgaatatcaggggacaccccagatttagagcttatgagcgaaaagacaccagaagtgaccccaaagtgacccccagagtgactccccccaatcataggagctactgggacatagtagggaatttggtgtctgcaatgttctccgcacagcttatatattccctcttcgccatccgctgtgcagtcacgtccgggatactaatactcactacaccccctgagaaattctttgaggggtgcagttttcaaaatggggtcactcctttggggaatccaattttctggtaccttacaggctctacaaacatgacatggcagccagataccaaacatctgaatctgtactccaaaagccgcatcgcgctccttcccttctgcgccctgctgtgcaccccaactgcagattatgccccatgtatgccacatgtatgacactggtgtacccgggataacgtacgtaatgtcatatgtgggtatatactgatattagggcacagccggacacagaagggaagaagggtttttggagcacagacggtttggtttttggatgccatgacacttttgcagagctgaagcgccagtaaagtggaatcccctgatatgtgaccttattttggaaactacacccctgaaggatttatccaggggtacagagagcattttaacccccaaatgttgctataacttattatccataaatgaatatgcagatgattgtgaaaggtgaaaatgaccatttttccaggaatctgtcatttcagtgcgtaatatattgtgcccgccttgtatcagagatgaacgctgtaAAAGCTGTTgtacccgggatacccgcttaccagtgtttggagtgtctctgctgacataagtcgggcacaacatatcagatactgaaatggcgaatctctggaaaacttaatttttaacttctcattatcagccgcaatttcatttctggaaaccaaataaatgcaacactcaagggttaaaaatgctcgctacaccacttgataaatcccatctgtgggctagtgtccaaaatggcgtgacatgtctgcggattccactttattggcaattcaggggctttgcaaaagtgacgtccaaaaaccaaactgtgctccaaaaaccaaaatagcgctccttcccttctgtgcccggctgtacccaaacagccaattctacccacacatggcattaagtccgttatccagggtacaccagtgtcatacatgtgggcatacaccgccatttgggtacacagcagggcgcagatgtgaaggagcgctatgtgcttttggagtgcagatttagattgttggtgtttggacaccatgtcatatttgccgagaccctaaaatttcccctacaaaatggggtcacttcttggcgaattccagtttactgtcacctccagggctctgcaaaaacaacatggcgccccgaaagtccctctaacactgtaccccaatagctaaaaagcgcagtgctccttcccttctgcaccctgctgtgttcccaagcagcagtttacacccacatatataattttctgcccctcgggatggccccttaatagttttaggagtgcaggtctctgacaacacaaagtgggtgcaacgtattgggcaccgagatggcagatttctttaaaaatttcaattttcattctgtacattaatttttgggaagcatttttaggctcaaaatgataatacgccttgatacattctttgatgggtgtagtttttaaaatggggtcacatctgaggacttgtattgtattggtactttaggggctctgcagatacgacatggcacctgaaaactattccagcaacatctgccctccaaaagccaaatagcactcttcccattctaagccccaccatgtccccatacagcagattatggccacatatggggtattgccgtgttcaggagaaattgtgtaacaaactgtggggggctttttctcttttaaccccttgtgaaaatgaaaactttggggataaagggacattttagtaatttttaacctacacatcccaaggttagtaaaatctgtgaaacggctatagggtcaaaatgctcactatacccctcaatgaataccctaaggggtctagtttataaaatggggtcatttatgggggttttcaattgttttggtaactcaaatcttgtttgaatgtgcaatgggcttgaaatatctgcaagcaaaattgtgtcttgaaatccagttggtgctcccttctttttgggccctgccgtgcatccgtacataggattaaggccacaaagtgtacatttttgaacacgggagaaatggggccatctattttggggtgtttttcttcatttttcatgccttgtgtgcaaaaaaactgcctttaaaattactcttttgtgtaaaaaatatgagaattttttgtttgacgcaaattcttttaaaacctatggggtcaaaatactcactatacccctcaatgaatacctcaaggggtctagtttataaaatggtgtcatttatgggggttttcaattattttggtaactcaaatcttgtttaaatgagcaatgggcctgaaacatttagaagcaaaaattgtgtcttgaaatccagttagtgctcccttctttttgggccctaccgtgcatccgtacataggattaaggccacaaagtgtacatttttgaacacaggagaaatggggtcatctattttggggtgtttttcttcattttcatgtgttatgtgcaaaaaaactgcctataaaatgacacttgtgtaaaaaatatgattttttttttttgtttgacgcaaattttctcaaaacttatggggtcaaagtactctctatacccctcaatgaataccctaaggggtctagtttataaaatggggtcatttatggggggttttcaattgctttggtaactcaaatcttgtttgaatgtgcaatgggcttgaaatatctgcaagcaaaatttgtgtcttgaaatccaattggccctccttacctcttaggccctactatatgtgtgtacataggactaaggccacaaaatgaacatattttaacacgggagaagtggggtgatatattttggggtgtgtttcttctttttgatgtgttgtgtgcaaaaaaactggctttaaaatgacatatatttgaagaaaatgaaaatgtcatttttttcatcatttgtaataattcttgcaaaacaacatttatttgatcaaaatactcactatacccctcaaagaatacctgaaggggtctagttttccaaattgggtcatttaatgggaggttctgtcattattccaccaattcctgtctgcaaacagagcttggtacaggaaaaaatgacaaactcaaaatttccaaaatttgcttataaacttgataaacttgtaaattgtctaagttactcaaatatgctaaaattatttcaaatatgcttgaaacacaaaaggaacatttggaagtatataactactaatttttttgccctgtattattgtgtatatgtgagatatcgcagctaaaaatggaaaacattgaaaaattttcaaaattttcagcatttgcgcgtttttaaataaatttacgcaagttatatcagtctaattttaccttctcagtaaagtacaacatgtcacgaaaaaacaatatcagaatcgcttggatgtgctatactgttacagaattattcactgataaagtgacacagggcaaatttccaaaatttggcttggtcattaaggtccaaaataggctggtcactaaggggttaaacattgtATGCAATGTatgcaatgctgcaagagaaatctccagcaccgcctccatcttcttcaggaacggcctctccctgtgtgttcttccgtcctgggtttcaatctactaggcctgcgcagtcggctcttccattgggcctcaggcattgccgactgcgcatgtccgacagccacaagaaaatgactgcttacacCAGTCTACAGTgtaacggccacaagaaaatggccgcttacatagcttactcgtgaatccgcctgaagaattagcatattgcttcttttttccgggagccggaacaaacggctcccagaaaaaaagaactgatcggcccccgttgatttcaatgggagccgtctttttggtcaggattttgaggcgaattcggcctcaaaatcctgaccaaaaaactacatgtgaactcagcctaataccTCTCAAAACTCATTTGCTATCTAGTAAACATTTGGTTAATCCCTGCTTCCTTACTGACACTACAGCCAAACCATGGAGGAAACCAAAGTGTAATTGCTGTTTCTCTATAAGTGCTGTTTGCTTCCTCACCTTAGTCCTTGCAGACTAACCACTAAGcaactgttttatatttttttctcagtTCTAAATCTAGtgtttaactaaaaaaaaaacaaaaaaaaacagtcacaATAATTATAATCTTATAGTCTTATATGTATAAATctgatttatttcttttttttgtctTAGGTGACATATTAAATCTGGAAGTCAATCGCCCTTGGGAATTTCTATCTGCATCCCCCTGTAGGACAGTGCTCATACCTTTCCTTACGTCTGGTACAGCCTTCTGGATTATTAGTATATCACGTCGATTTGGGTTTGAGATGGCTTCGGACTACAGCTACATTCTCCTGGTACTTCCTCGTCTCATTATAACAATCCTCTCGTTCCTATTGGACTACACAGTACATCAGGTAGCTGCAGCTTGGGGCTCTAACCCATGGAAGGCATTGGTTCTCCTAGCAATGTCTCCAGTGACTCTGGTTTTCTATACCAGAACGATTAGCAATGCCGTAGAGGGTGTACTGTTTGCACTTCTCCTTCTCCTTATATTGCCCATTCATAGTAACTCTGTGTCTAGTACTTCTAAAGCAAAGTTGCATCATTTTATTGGTCTGGTCTTGACGGTTGGTTTTTTTAACAGACCTACTTTTCTTTGTTTTGCGTTTGTGCCATTAATATACTGGGCCATTCAGAGTGACAGACACAAGTCGTATCACTCTCTTACATCCGTTATCCTTAATGTAATGAAGACAGTGCCTAGCGCACTTATTTTCTCAGTCATATTCATAGTGGCTGACACCATATACTACACAGGACATTGGCCGCTATCCATGGATGAAAAGGAAAGTATTATAGAGCAGCTAATGAAAAACACAATCCTAACGCCTATTAATTTCCTGTATTATAACATCAACCCTGAAAATCTTGCCCAGCATGGGGTTCACCCTCGAATAACTCACTTGGCAGTTAATGGTTTTATGCTGTTTGGATTGTTTCATTTGTATGCTATGTGTTCTGGTATTAACATGATTAAAACCAGGAAAGGGATTAAATGTAACTCTGATAGAAGTCACTATGAGAAGTCAACTCCCTGGCAAACCAGCGTCCTATTAATGTTTTACTTTGTACCACTCATACTTCTGTCATTTTTTAACCACCAGGAACCTCGCTTCCTCATCCCCTTGATAGTACCATTGGTTTTATTAGTTTCCCATTATAACAGAACAATGACAGCACATTGTGTTATTGTCTTGTTTAATGTCACTGGAGCCCTTTTCTTTGGCTGTCTCCACCAAGCTGGATTAATTCCAGGCTTGTTTCACATCCAGCAAATTGTGCAATCTAAATCCTCCTCTAGCAACATGTCGTGCCATCACACTGTCCTCTTCACGCACACATACATGCCTCCTCTGTACTTGCTGAACCTAAAGAAGGGACAAACATCAGTAGATATTATTGATCTCGCTGGATGTACTGAAGATGTCTTGTGCCAAAAACTCAAAGACTTACATGAAGAATTGTCACTCAAAAATGCTCAAGCACTGGGAAAATCAATACATCAATTAATAGTTGTATTCCCTGGCACTATTACATCAGTTGTGGAAAGCTGCGGATTAGCCCATAAGGCTCAAACCATGTTCACACCACACCTGTCTATGGAGGATCCTCCCAAAATATCGAATTTGCTCACAGATAACTTTAAAAGTCATTTATCATTGCATGTAATAGAGATTGATGTGGACACAACAAGGGTATAGCATCAGGCAGTATTATGCACTTATGACCACGGCTAAaaagaatgtatatatatattgacttGCCAATCACAATCCTGAAGTCTTCTAACAcagaatgttaaaggggctctatcactggaaaaaAGTGATttgtaactaatcacatccttgcatagccttcagaaaggctattccacacctagcttttgtatgtaaattgcagtagattttgaataagtccgtttttattgacTTGATTTATATATTGGCAAACATTCTGTCAGGAATCCAGCTGAAGAAACACAATGA is part of the Leptodactylus fuscus isolate aLepFus1 chromosome 3, aLepFus1.hap2, whole genome shotgun sequence genome and encodes:
- the PIGZ gene encoding GPI alpha-1,2-mannosyltransferase 4 isoform X1; protein product: MKKMLWGVLSLLRVMWCLAPQKGYLHPDEFFQSPEVIAGDILNLEVNRPWEFLSASPCRTVLIPFLTSGTAFWIISISRRFGFEMASDYSYILLVLPRLIITILSFLLDYTVHQVAAAWGSNPWKALVLLAMSPVTLVFYTRTISNAVEGVLFALLLLLILPIHSNSVSSTSKAKLHHFIGLVLTVGFFNRPTFLCFAFVPLIYWAIQSDRHKSYHSLTSVILNVMKTVPSALIFSVIFIVADTIYYTGHWPLSMDEKESIIEQLMKNTILTPINFLYYNINPENLAQHGVHPRITHLAVNGFMLFGLFHLYAMCSGINMIKTRKGIKCNSDRSHYEKSTPWQTSVLLMFYFVPLILLSFFNHQEPRFLIPLIVPLVLLVSHYNRTMTAHCVIVLFNVTGALFFGCLHQAGLIPGLFHIQQIVQSKSSSSNMSCHHTVLFTHTYMPPLYLLNLKKGQTSVDIIDLAGCTEDVLCQKLKDLHEELSLKNAQALGKSIHQLIVVFPGTITSVVESCGLAHKAQTMFTPHLSMEDPPKISNLLTDNFKSHLSLHVIEIDVDTTRV
- the PIGZ gene encoding GPI alpha-1,2-mannosyltransferase 4 isoform X2 — protein: MASDYSYILLVLPRLIITILSFLLDYTVHQVAAAWGSNPWKALVLLAMSPVTLVFYTRTISNAVEGVLFALLLLLILPIHSNSVSSTSKAKLHHFIGLVLTVGFFNRPTFLCFAFVPLIYWAIQSDRHKSYHSLTSVILNVMKTVPSALIFSVIFIVADTIYYTGHWPLSMDEKESIIEQLMKNTILTPINFLYYNINPENLAQHGVHPRITHLAVNGFMLFGLFHLYAMCSGINMIKTRKGIKCNSDRSHYEKSTPWQTSVLLMFYFVPLILLSFFNHQEPRFLIPLIVPLVLLVSHYNRTMTAHCVIVLFNVTGALFFGCLHQAGLIPGLFHIQQIVQSKSSSSNMSCHHTVLFTHTYMPPLYLLNLKKGQTSVDIIDLAGCTEDVLCQKLKDLHEELSLKNAQALGKSIHQLIVVFPGTITSVVESCGLAHKAQTMFTPHLSMEDPPKISNLLTDNFKSHLSLHVIEIDVDTTRV